The region CAGCATGTCCTCCCATACCATCACACAAGATATACAGATTGCGAGCATGGAGCGTTTTGCCAGACGGGCTTTCTAGCTTAACGACCTGAGTTTCGATACCAAAATAGTCTTCGTTATGTTCCCGCTGCCGTCCAACATCAGTTCGCCCTACTTCTTCTAGATTGAATAGTTGCATTGGCAGAACGATGGTGGGCATATCATCACTGTCAAGCTGGGTATCGTCCTCTTCTTCGTCCGTGGACATTTCCAGGCGGGTTGGAGCATTCGCAGTGCTCATGTCAGCCGTTCCTAAAGAACAGGGCGATTGCTGAAAGCCGAAGTGATCATCTACGGAAGATTCTGAAGCAGTAGAGGTAGTGGGCTGCGGTTGCAGGGTTTGGGCGATCGCTTCAATCCGCGCCTGGACTGCTTCCACAGTGGCTAATTTTTGGTCTTCCACATCTACCAGCAATTGAGAAAAGACTTCAACACACGTCTTTTGCGACTCAGCAAACATCATCCGCCACATCCGCCCCAGTTCTTGCAGCGGCAGGGCATCGTCCGTTGGGTTCCAGTACAACCGTTGAAGACACAAAACCTGGTCTTCCAAATTGATTCGAAGATTATTCAACACTAATAAACTTTGCTGGCATCTCCAGGGTTCCATGGCATCCCAAAGTTCCACCATTTGATATAACCAATGCAAGATTTGCAATGTTGGCGGCACGGCTTCATCGTCTTGCCATATATCCACTAAAGTTGGGTAACATGAACGGTCTTCTAGCAAAAGCACCGTTTGCTGTTCTGACTGCCAGGCATTATGGATTGCTGGCAAAGCGTGATAAAGCTGACTATTAAGAGCAATATAGGGCTGGGCGATCGCAGGTAGTGAAAGCGCTTCCATCGAGTCGGTCCAGGGATTCGTATCCACAAAATCTTCATTGAGGAGATTTTGGGAGAAATCGTTGGGGGCATCATCAAGATTCTTCAACACCAACGCTTCTAGCACAGAAAGCTGGAATGGCTGACAATCCAGGACAAGACCCTGTTGCTCTCCAAGTTCATTTGGAGGGGAGAAAGGTTCGAGAATTTGATAGCGTTGCTGCAAATCCAGGTAACCACTAAAGCCAATGGACGCTTGCGGCATTGACGGCAGGGGTTCGAGAGCACTTGGATTAGGAGCAATAATCGCCCACCAAACAACACCCGCTTCAGCACCACACTCACCGCAGTTCATCTGATCAAACGGCACCAGTTCACCACACTCGGCACATGTGTTCTGTGTCAAGGAAGTGCCACATCGTTGACAGAATTTATTATCTGTAGGATTTTCAAACTGACATTGGGGACAGATCAGCATAGGTGCTTTCCTTAATTCCCAGACGGTCAGACCCATCCACACCCAGCTTAAAGAATAGTGGATGGTGCGAGGAGACGATTGGTACACCTGTTGAATTGACTATAAAAGAGTTCGCAACAGGAGAGAATGTTTTGCGGTTCAACTTTTTGACCTGCTTTACTTTTTGTTGTGAGTGATAAATTATGCAAAAGATGATCGCACAATCTATACGAGGTTTGTGCAGCCTTCTCCACATAAGGACTCAGCCCTGAGTTCTTAACTTGTCAAATGCTCACCTGATTGCCTACCGAAAAGTCTCAAAACACAGAGTTTAGCTTATTTAAGCAGGATTCGCTAAGTAAATCGTCTGTCTACAGGTTATTTGAAGTTTTGTAGATTGCATTGTTTTTCACGAAAGAAGTAGTTTGACATGTACTTAACGGGTTACATTTGGCGGTCGTATTCTTCATTAAACGCTCAGTATCCTCAAGATTTCAGGATTTTTTTTGGAAGAATTCTAAAATACACCTCTAATGATCGCAACATTCTCCTTTGATAACCCCTTAATAAATAAGGATACCTACGAGTCACGGTTTCTTATCACTTTAGTTTTAATTGCTTTTCTAACACATTCAGTTCTTCTGGTATCAAATTTCGCCACTGCCCCGGTTCTAACCCAGTTAAGCAAAGGTTAGCAATCCTCACTCGTACTAACCGTAGGGTAGGAAAGCCGACAGCCGCAGTCATCCGGCGAACTTGGCGATTGCGCCCTTCCGTAAGGGTTATTTCCAGCCATGCTGTGGGAATATGCTTACGGAATCGAATTGGTGGGTCACGCGGCGGCAGTAATGGTTCATTTTCTAACAGTACGACTTCTGCTGGGCGAGTTCGATAGGTTTGAATCTCTACACCCTGGCGAAGTTGCTGAATCGCCATTTCATCAGGAATGCGCTCTACTTGCACCCAGTAGGTGCGGGGGTGCTGAAATTTGGGATTAATTAATCGATGGTGCAGTTCGCCATGATTAGTCAGTAGCAATAACCCTTCACTATCATGATCCAACCGTCCCACTGGGTAAATATCTGGCAGAGAGATATAGTCTTTTAAGGTAGGACGAGCAGACGTTTGAGTAGAGTCATCTGTTGAGCGATCGCTTGTGAATTGGCAAAGAACGTTATAGGGCTTATAGAACAACAGATACCGATAAGAAGAACGCTTGACAAAACGCTGCCTGCGGCGATGACTCATCCTGACCCAACCTGTACAGCTCAATGTGAACGAATTCCTCCTTCCAGATTAGTTAACTCTGACGCGGAATCGCACAAAACCAACATTATCGCTAGGCAAGTTAGAAACATTCCCCAAATTAAAAATAATCGCCCCATTCGGATTTCTCTGGTCTAGGCAAGAATTGTTGTCAGGCAATGGAGCAAGCGGAGTAAACACCGTGCCCCCTGATACAGCTTCCCGATTTCCCAGACGAATAACATTTGTCGCTGGAATTAAAGTTGTACCAGGCGGGATGAGGTCACAAATGTTGACATCAATAACTGGGGCTAAACCACTGGAGAGAAAATATACTGTATATTCCACTTCGTCGCCAGTCTGCAGTGGTGCGGTGTTGCTGGCATTGATCAGCCCAATTGGAGCACCCGGTGGATTAAGTTGTACCCATCCAGGCGCATTATCATTTATGGTTGTCGGATCATCAACAAACGCAGCAAAGTTATTTCCTGCCAAAGAAACTCCGCCGCGCGTGATGTTGGTAATTCGCTTCACTAAAAGAAAGGCTCCCTGCCCGGTTGGAGGGAATGGTTCAGGAGGTACTGTTACAGTAGTAAGGTCGTTGTTGTTAGAGGGATTGCCATCACCATCCGGATCAGGGTTAGCTCCATTGTTAGACTGATCCTGGACACTATCGCCTGTGCTGGTCGTTCCCGTTCCCACTGCAGTGTTCGTATAAGTCTGTGGAAGACTAGGGGGAAGAATGGTGACGCTAAAGCTCACACTGCCAGTGGCTCCGGCTCCCAGAGTATTCACACCACTCTGCAATAATTGGGTATCTGTGGTGCCATTAAATCCAGGGTTGACTGTAAATGTTTGGCTCTGGGGTTGGCTAACTGAGACGATCGTAGCATTGGCAAACGTGGTCGCCAAGTTTTCGGTTAGCTGGACATTGCTCAACAAATAGGGGTCAGGAATCCCAACAACAGGTGCTAAGTTGGTAGCTGAAACTGTGTAAGGGATGGTAAAAGTTCCGTCTGCATTACGAACCGGGGTACCAGCTTGTTTCGCTACGCCTAAATTAGGTAAACATTCTCGTAGGCTGATAGCCGTTACTCCAAAGTCGTCTCCAACAATATTCTGGGTTTCATCCACAATCCGTAATTGTAAGCTTGTTTGTCCAGGACTTGTGGTGAACTGAAATTGCACTGGAACCCACGCCTGGCGAACGTTTGGAATGTTGGGGAATCCAGGAAGGGGGCTGCCATCTCCTACCACGATCGCATCCGCAGTTTGAACCCCATTAGCCTGAAGACGAATCTGTGGGTCTAAGCCCGGAGCACCAGGCAGCAGCAAGTTAAAGAAAAGAGCCTCGAAGTTGTAAACTGTGTTGGGAGAAACATTCACCGTTTGACTCCACAAGACAGGTGGTGGAGTACCAGGCGGGGCAGGGGGAATCGTTGTGGGTTGCCCAGCAGTGTTTAGGCTAGGATTCGAGTACAGGTAAGTTGGAATAGCATCTGGATCCAATCCAACTCGGGTTGCCTCTTCAACAGTTACACCTCGCCCACTGACAATTCCCGGTAGAGCATTAGGAATTTGACCACTGTTAAAGCGCTCATCCTGGATGGAAATACCGCCACCACCAAATAAGTTGGCACCATCCGCAACATCGGATGGATAGACTGCATCGCCTCGATAAGGTAAGTCACTAAAAAAATCAACAACGGTAGGGACGGGAGCGGGAGGCGTTTGCACACCCAACCCCGTCCCTGCATTGATGGTAAAGTTACCATTGCGGATTCGGTTCGTCCGGCTTTCTCGGGTTCCAATCGGGCATCCAGTGTTGCCACCAGCGATTTGGGCACGAGTGGGGAACAAAAAAGGTGGGGAATTAAACAATGCTCCTGCGGAAACCAGACATGTCAAGATTTTCAGGGGGCGATTCATCAGGAGTTCTCACTTGGCAAGGGGCAAACAGGTCATCGTAGATGCTCATGAAAATTGATGGAATGATTGAACACTAAATGATCGAACATTAATGGAGTTGCGCCTGTGGGAAGGCGCGATCGCTCCTTTTGGGACAGTCAGCGATTAAGGTTCAATTTGCAGGTCGGTTTCCTGCACAATCACTTCAATATCGCGGGCATCTTTGTAGTCAATTTCCACCCGGCGATCGCGGGCATAGTCCAGTTTTGAGCGACCCTGAGTTGCCCGTTGACGTTCACCAAAACTGCGGATTGTCATGCGTTCGTTAGCAATGCCTTTACGCAGCAAGTAATTGCGAGCATTCCGTGCCCGTCGTGCCCCCAGATCCAGGTTATAGGTATCACTGGCACGGGGGTCTGTGTGCCCCTGTAACTCAATGACGATCGTGGGATTTTCTAGCAAAGCAGCCGCTACTTTGTCTAATACTCTGGCACTGGCAGGGCTGATGAAGTCCTTATCTAGAGCAAAGTGGATATTCTTGGGAACCTTCAAGATAATTGGTTGAGGGGCTGGGGGCGGTTCAACAGGGGGTGGCGCAACGGTGACACACTGCGGTGTAGAGGAAGGTGGCTGGCTGCCAGGAAGGTCTGTAGGAGTACCATCGGCAGCGCGGATGCGCACATTGGGAGCCTGTTCGGAGGTGCCGTAGAGGGGATGCACTGCGATCGCACTGATCTGGTCACCAACTTTCAAGTCATTCCGGGTCGTACTGAATTCGCCGTTTTCTTTGGTTTCCAGGGTGGCGATCGGCTGGATTAGAGACCCATAGCCATTGTCATTGCCACTGACTCGGTACAACTCAACTTGAGAACCTGGATCAGCCTGCCCCAAAATCTCCACTGAAGCAGCCTGTTCAGCAGATCTGCCAGTTTGCCCCAGCGCCACAAACTCTCGTGTCACAAATTGCGGCGGATTAATCGCAGCATTCCCCGTTTCCAAGCGACGGAAAAAACTGTTGCGGAGTGGATTAGGACCATCCCCTTTCTGATAATCAAACACATCCGTATTTTGCTGAGTCACCAGGTCAATGCTGAGTCCTTCCAACCCGACAAAACGGTTAGAAAGGATAGTAGAACGCTGACTTTCGGGATAAGCCGTCACCACCACGCCAGGACCTGCCTGGTAGCTAATCTGGTTGCCACGCACCGTGTGATTATTGCCCATCAGATAAATAGCAGCCCGACGAAAGCGCCTGCCATTATAGGTCACCTGGTTATCACGAATTTCAACCGACCCGGAGGGCTTAAACAGGTAAACACCGCTACCATCATTGCCACAAATCAGGTTACCTATGATTTGGGATTGGTTAATTTTGCCTTCCAATCGAATCGCATCGGGCATGCCTGCCAGACCATTGCTGGTAATCACGTTTTCCGTAACTTCCATCTTTTCGGCATTGACGGCAGTGATAATCGCACTCCCCTCGTGGTCGGCAATCCAGTTACGGCGGATGATTGTATTTTCACCATTGAAGACCGACACCCCAAACGCCGAGCGGTTTCCGGCAGTTCTGGCTGAACCATCTGCTGATGGTGGAATCCCGATCCAATTATTTTCAATGATGGTTCGTTGAGCTGGGATATCGTCAGCGTAGAAAGGGGAAAAGTTTGCAGGCGTAGGTTGCTTACGAATATCAGGGGGCGGAAAGCGATGAGCAATGAAAATATCTGCTGGTGGTGTACTGGCAGTATTTTGGTGGTTAGAGGTGAACCCATAGAGGCTCAATCCACGAATCGTGACGTTGTTGGCTTCGACAGTCAAGCCGCGAAACACCTCTTTGCCCTCGGCGGGGGTAAGGGCGACCACCGGAATTGGCATTGGCAGTTCATTAATGGCAGAGCGATCGCTCCGATAACCTGGTTGCGTCGTACCATCGACTGCCATGCCTTGCACAGCTAGAGGGGGCAGAACGTCTACCAACCGAATGGTTGTTTGATCAGCAGGCAAGTTAAACTCAATGGAAAATCGGCTGGCAGGGCTAAGTTGGGCCTTCTCCGCATCCGACAGTTTTTCAATTGGAAGTACCCCATTGACAATGGAAATCGCTTCCCGCAAGGTTAAGACGGCATCAGATTGAATGATGTCCTGGTTGCTATTAACAACAAGACGAAGCGGTTCCGA is a window of Leptolyngbyaceae cyanobacterium JSC-12 DNA encoding:
- a CDS encoding pseudouridine synthase family protein (IMG reference gene:2510096966~PFAM: RNA pseudouridylate synthase~TIGRFAM: pseudouridine synthase), with translation MSHRRRQRFVKRSSYRYLLFYKPYNVLCQFTSDRSTDDSTQTSARPTLKDYISLPDIYPVGRLDHDSEGLLLLTNHGELHHRLINPKFQHPRTYWVQVERIPDEMAIQQLRQGVEIQTYRTRPAEVVLLENEPLLPPRDPPIRFRKHIPTAWLEITLTEGRNRQVRRMTAAVGFPTLRLVRVRIANLCLTGLEPGQWRNLIPEELNVLEKQLKLK
- a CDS encoding serine/threonine protein phosphatase (IMG reference gene:2510096965~PFAM: Protein phosphatase 2C), which encodes MLICPQCQFENPTDNKFCQRCGTSLTQNTCAECGELVPFDQMNCGECGAEAGVVWWAIIAPNPSALEPLPSMPQASIGFSGYLDLQQRYQILEPFSPPNELGEQQGLVLDCQPFQLSVLEALVLKNLDDAPNDFSQNLLNEDFVDTNPWTDSMEALSLPAIAQPYIALNSQLYHALPAIHNAWQSEQQTVLLLEDRSCYPTLVDIWQDDEAVPPTLQILHWLYQMVELWDAMEPWRCQQSLLVLNNLRINLEDQVLCLQRLYWNPTDDALPLQELGRMWRMMFAESQKTCVEVFSQLLVDVEDQKLATVEAVQARIEAIAQTLQPQPTTSTASESSVDDHFGFQQSPCSLGTADMSTANAPTRLEMSTDEEEDDTQLDSDDMPTIVLPMQLFNLEEVGRTDVGRQREHNEDYFGIETQVVKLESPSGKTLHARNLYILCDGMGGHAGGEVASALAVDTIRNYFKEKWQQNPFPGTGNDEMPDAATITEAVLHANKAIFDVNQQHARSGSGRMGTTLVVVLIYDTDVAVAHVGDSRLYRFTRKRGLEQVTTDHEVGQREIQRGIDPQAAYSRPDAYQLTQALGPRDEHFVKPDIQFFELSEDMLLLLCSDGLSDNDLLEKHWESHVQPLLSSQTNLDKGVSELIELANQYNGHDNVTAIAIRAKVRPSLEHLR
- a CDS encoding conserved repeat protein (IMG reference gene:2510096967~TIGRFAM: conserved repeat domain); translated protein: MNRPLKILTCLVSAGALFNSPPFLFPTRAQIAGGNTGCPIGTRESRTNRIRNGNFTINAGTGLGVQTPPAPVPTVVDFFSDLPYRGDAVYPSDVADGANLFGGGGISIQDERFNSGQIPNALPGIVSGRGVTVEEATRVGLDPDAIPTYLYSNPSLNTAGQPTTIPPAPPGTPPPVLWSQTVNVSPNTVYNFEALFFNLLLPGAPGLDPQIRLQANGVQTADAIVVGDGSPLPGFPNIPNVRQAWVPVQFQFTTSPGQTSLQLRIVDETQNIVGDDFGVTAISLRECLPNLGVAKQAGTPVRNADGTFTIPYTVSATNLAPVVGIPDPYLLSNVQLTENLATTFANATIVSVSQPQSQTFTVNPGFNGTTDTQLLQSGVNTLGAGATGSVSFSVTILPPSLPQTYTNTAVGTGTTSTGDSVQDQSNNGANPDPDGDGNPSNNNDLTTVTVPPEPFPPTGQGAFLLVKRITNITRGGVSLAGNNFAAFVDDPTTINDNAPGWVQLNPPGAPIGLINASNTAPLQTGDEVEYTVYFLSSGLAPVIDVNICDLIPPGTTLIPATNVIRLGNREAVSGGTVFTPLAPLPDNNSCLDQRNPNGAIIFNLGNVSNLPSDNVGFVRFRVRVN
- a CDS encoding outer membrane protein/peptidoglycan-associated (lipo)protein (IMG reference gene:2510096968~PFAM: OmpA family), with amino-acid sequence MNQKPLLFTTSLMLLGIAPGVYADPLPVVIPPSEPLRLVVNSNQDIIQSDAVLTLREAISIVNGVLPIEKLSDAEKAQLSPASRFSIEFNLPADQTTIRLVDVLPPLAVQGMAVDGTTQPGYRSDRSAINELPMPIPVVALTPAEGKEVFRGLTVEANNVTIRGLSLYGFTSNHQNTASTPPADIFIAHRFPPPDIRKQPTPANFSPFYADDIPAQRTIIENNWIGIPPSADGSARTAGNRSAFGVSVFNGENTIIRRNWIADHEGSAIITAVNAEKMEVTENVITSNGLAGMPDAIRLEGKINQSQIIGNLICGNDGSGVYLFKPSGSVEIRDNQVTYNGRRFRRAAIYLMGNNHTVRGNQISYQAGPGVVVTAYPESQRSTILSNRFVGLEGLSIDLVTQQNTDVFDYQKGDGPNPLRNSFFRRLETGNAAINPPQFVTREFVALGQTGRSAEQAASVEILGQADPGSQVELYRVSGNDNGYGSLIQPIATLETKENGEFSTTRNDLKVGDQISAIAVHPLYGTSEQAPNVRIRAADGTPTDLPGSQPPSSTPQCVTVAPPPVEPPPAPQPIILKVPKNIHFALDKDFISPASARVLDKVAAALLENPTIVIELQGHTDPRASDTYNLDLGARRARNARNYLLRKGIANERMTIRSFGERQRATQGRSKLDYARDRRVEIDYKDARDIEVIVQETDLQIEP